From Acomys russatus chromosome 2, mAcoRus1.1, whole genome shotgun sequence, one genomic window encodes:
- the LOC127202667 gene encoding NHP2-like protein 1: MTEADVNPKAYPLADGHLTKKLLDLVQQSCNYKQLRKRANEATKTLNRGISEFIVMAADAEPLEIILPLPLLCEDKNVPYVFVRSKLALGRACGISRPVIACSVTIKEGSQLKQPIQSTQQSIERLLV, translated from the coding sequence ATGACGGAAGCCGATGTGAACCCGAAGGCCTATCCCCTGGCAGATGGCCACCTCACCAAGAAGCTGCTGGACCTTGTTCAGCAGTCATGCAACTACAAGCAGCTTCGGAAACGAGCCAATGAAGCCACCAAAACACTCAACagaggcatctctgagttcaTTGTGATGGCAGCAGACGCCGAGCCCTTGGAGATCATCCTGCCCCTCCCACTGCTGTGTGAAGACAAGAATGTCCCCTATGTATTTGTGCGCTCCAAGCTGGCTTTGGGACGGGCCTGTGGCATCTCCAGGCCTGTCATCGCCTGTTCTGTTACCATCAAAGAAGGCTCTCAGCTAAAGCAGCCGATCCAGTCCACTCAGCAGTCTATTGAAAGGCTTTTGGTATAG